TGCCTCAACATAGGgtacatttgaaaacaatttggtcagttttggacagaaacaagccagATCAAGAATTTGAATGTTCACAATTTGATCCTCGAATGTACAAGATAACTGACATCCCCATAACTATTTACAGCGAACTACAGAATATCAGTAGTAGATTCAATATAGCTTGCTGGTTACATTTGATTTGCCAAGTATTGCATAAAATCAGAATCTTGATCTGATCATGGTTGTAATTTAGAGTAGAATAATTAATAGGCCTACAGAGAAAAGCCTATAGGTAATATTTGAAGAAGTACATTTCTCATATttaccttttaatttttttttcttttctttcttaattaaCAACACCTAACACCATTACATCAAAATACTACTACTATTATGATAACTATTCACTGGGGAATTGAGATGGGGGGATGGTGGCCCTGCCTCCTTTTTgtgatcaaaattaaaagtaaagATTAGTAGAACTACAGAAGATCAGTCTTTATTGTTATTCATTGACTTTACAATCTGTCAAGTACAGCAAAATAgcttaaaaaagtatttttaaccTCCCCCCTCCTCAAACCTTGATCCTAGACCTCAAGGCAGGCCCGATACCCCTGGCCTTTTGTCCCCCCCCCTTTTTCGACAAATTCTAGATCAACTACTGCTAGTGGTTACATACCTGGTCATAATAACCCTCCTTCCCATAAAAAGCATATTCAAATTCATTAACACGTAGGCCGAAGATGGTTCTATTTAAAGATTAACAATGATAAAGAAATTCTCAAGTTGGGTGACATtgcacacatgtacatgtaaagtctTCTTGTTACGCAGCAATGTTAAGTCGTCCCGTAACTAAAATACGACTGgaaacgatattatttgaatcatcgcGAAAATACGCAGACCAGGAGTATTTCTTAAActctatgttacatttattgacaacgatgttaaacattatatttgatgcatttttgtgacgtcatatgtataTTGTAATCACGAGGCAGGCGAATCCTAATGCTGCAAATGATCTCAGTATTTAAAATGCATCGGCGCAGgttattaatgacattaaatcataaatatttttaagaaaaatcctttgtcaTGTCATATACTAAGTTCTTGCTTGGGGTTGGAATGGATATTTCGTTTATGagagatattgttgaaacattccacaaaatcatcaaaataatgcacatttttactagtCAGAAGCGATTTACAAAACAttggggtaaatccgtaggtttcccaATCAATATTCACATTGATACTTATGTTCTCTACCAATTTTCAGggaaaatattctaaaattgtgttgatctttcacctacGCTAAGCTGGTTTTTAcatacattaaaatttctttattcagttgtttacacgtagcagaGATAGTCTCAAAACCACaagtttataaatagtcttttacatTAAACAAAGCTTTAAAACTACCGATTATTTGATGCTGGAGTTTAATATGGATAAATTCTGTACGTCTAGCATTAACAGCAGCATCTGTGTAAAGGAAACATGCGCTTTTAATAccggtttgatataattcactttttacgttaagatacattcctGATATTTATCGATAAGAATGCAGAACGTGACGTAAAAGTtacgtcatatcttatgaagtacagacaagtgactttctacatatcgctgtaaaatcaatcgggaagccttaacatgcccgcgtaTTGAAAAGCGCTGTAAAATTCCAAATGCAAACCTTTAAACTTATGACGAATATGGGAACTGGTACGTTCTCGTTAAATCAGAAAAACCTATGGTCCAGCTATTTcgaaagttaattttttttactgtttgaaGTGTTCCTGCAAATGGCCGAGTCAACAAGTGTGGAACCATTTCGTTGTCCGATATGTCTCGAGAGGTTAAACAGCCCACGGTACTTGCCATGTTTGCACACATTTTGTGAGGTATGCATTCAGACGTACATATCAAGTTCGACAACCCGAGACGAAAATGATGAATTCAATGTCATCAACTGCCCAGTGTGTAGAAAACAGGTTAAAGAACCAGAAAACGATATTCCCAGCGAAGGTTTGGCGAAAAGTATCCCGCTTAATAAGTGTGTTACGACCACGGCAGCAAATTCAGAGACTGAATCAGTAGTGAactgtttgttttgtaaacgaAAGAATGAAACAGTCTCGGCAAATCACTGGTGTAAATCCTGTGCAGAACCTATTTGTGATGAATGTAAAGATTTCCACGCACGAGTTCCGAGTATTCAGTGTCATAAAATTGTCGAGATGAACAATACAGTGAAATGGAATGAAGCCATTGAAATAGATGAAAACTGTGCCATTCACAAAGGAAAAATAGTTGATATTTTTTGCCGAGACCACAACAAATTGTGCTGTTGTGTGTGTTTTGCGAACCAGCATAGGAGGTGTACAAATTTTGACTCAATTGATGAAATTGTGATGAACCTTGATAAAAGCGATATGACAGAAAAACTTGAATCGCTATCAAGCCTCCATGATTGCATTATGGAGCTAcaggaaaaaaataagaaacaaacTGATGCTCTATATGCTTCAAAAGAAGACATTTGTTCTTCATTTgctaagaaaattgaaaaagcaAAGATGCTTATCGACCAAGCTCATGAGCAGTGGCACAAACGTTTCGAGTTAGGACATGCTCAATACACAGACAATATTGAAGTCGTGTCGGATGAACTGAAACGATTTAATACAACAGTTACTGAAGCAAAAGCTATGCTTTCCTCTGTCCTAAAAAATGGTTCTGACCGACAGATTTTCCTTGTGCATTGGAAATTGCACTATCAAATTAAGGACCACTTCCACCGTTTGAAAGCCTTGAAAATTTGGGACTTAGCCGCGTCTTACATCTTTGAAACAAAACAGCTTGATAATATTACCGAGCCGATGAAGTTTGAAGATGTCATCGTTGTA
This genomic window from Crassostrea angulata isolate pt1a10 chromosome 8, ASM2561291v2, whole genome shotgun sequence contains:
- the LOC128159565 gene encoding uncharacterized protein LOC128159565, translating into MAESTSVEPFRCPICLERLNSPRYLPCLHTFCEVCIQTYISSSTTRDENDEFNVINCPVCRKQVKEPENDIPSEGLAKSIPLNKCVTTTAANSETESVVNCLFCKRKNETVSANHWCKSCAEPICDECKDFHARVPSIQCHKIVEMNNTVKWNEAIEIDENCAIHKGKIVDIFCRDHNKLCCCVCFANQHRRCTNFDSIDEIVMNLDKSDMTEKLESLSSLHDCIMELQEKNKKQTDALYASKEDICSSFAKKIEKAKMLIDQAHEQWHKRFELGHAQYTDNIEVVSDELKRFNTTVTEAKAMLSSVLKNGSDRQIFLVHWKLHYQIKDHFHRLKALKIWDLAASYIFETKQLDNITEPMKFEDVIVVKNHCDATQRISLIDKSLFFGTGLPSPQQWLASKDLMKTNFKKISGFETEGNVYFGIFIDDERAIISSETKKSLDVYDTSVTNRKKLVCTHKCDDIPYDMCYAYGMNKIYVAFGQFIVKYEIKFRGTELTKLERIPVERNVKGITRTLDGFFTANDSSASFRCSDFSIRSDIPYARKGNNPFICSSFCGKKVAYVKEDSVIVTDTKGKKLSEFVCSSSSPRGLSFDSDDNIFACFFDEQIKQIKNVGIPSRNVDLKHRLSHPYNIVFHPGGHKLICFYLGQHACIFEIR